In Mycobacterium gallinarum, a single window of DNA contains:
- a CDS encoding cysteine desulfurase-like protein, with protein MAYDVARVRGLHPSLGDGWVHFDAQHGMLIPDAVARAVSTAFRGSMPTSTGPHPSAQRSAAVLTAARQAVADLVGADPDGVVLGSDRAVLLTNLADASAARVGLGYEMVVTRLDDEANIAPWLRAANRYGAKVKWGEVDIETGELPSWQWEGLITAPTRLVAITSASSTLGTVTDLRPVTKLVHDNGGLVVVDHSAAAPYRLIDIDEIDADVVAVNALAWGGPPIGALVFRDPSIIDSFASVSLNPYARGPARLEVGSHQFGLLAGVVASVEYLASLDESAQGTRRERLATSMQSASSYMSRLFDYLQMSLRSLPAVMVIGQPEIRIPVLSFAVSDVPAERVVQRLADNGILAIANAGSRVLDVIGVNDIGGAVTVGLAHYTTTAEVDQLVRALASLG; from the coding sequence CCCGATGCCGTCGCGAGGGCGGTCTCCACCGCCTTCCGGGGTTCGATGCCGACGTCGACCGGACCACATCCGTCGGCTCAACGCAGCGCCGCGGTGCTCACGGCCGCCCGCCAGGCGGTGGCCGATCTCGTCGGCGCGGACCCCGACGGTGTGGTGCTCGGCTCGGACCGTGCCGTACTGCTCACCAACCTGGCTGACGCCTCCGCCGCCCGCGTGGGTCTCGGCTACGAGATGGTGGTCACCCGGCTGGATGACGAAGCCAACATCGCCCCGTGGCTGCGAGCCGCCAATCGCTATGGCGCCAAGGTCAAGTGGGGCGAGGTCGACATCGAGACCGGCGAACTGCCGAGCTGGCAGTGGGAGGGCCTCATCACTGCGCCCACCCGGCTGGTCGCCATCACGTCGGCCTCGTCGACGTTGGGCACCGTCACCGATTTGCGGCCGGTCACCAAGCTGGTGCACGACAACGGTGGCCTGGTGGTGGTCGACCACTCTGCCGCCGCGCCCTATCGCCTGATCGACATCGACGAGATCGATGCGGACGTGGTCGCCGTGAACGCCCTCGCCTGGGGTGGGCCCCCGATCGGTGCACTGGTGTTCCGCGATCCGTCGATCATCGATTCGTTCGCCTCGGTCTCACTGAACCCGTACGCCCGTGGTCCGGCCCGGCTGGAGGTCGGGTCGCATCAGTTCGGCCTGCTCGCCGGCGTCGTCGCCAGCGTCGAATACCTGGCGTCCCTCGACGAGTCGGCGCAGGGTACCCGTCGTGAAAGACTAGCGACCTCAATGCAATCGGCGTCGTCGTACATGAGCCGGCTGTTCGACTACCTGCAAATGTCCTTGCGGTCGCTGCCCGCGGTCATGGTGATCGGGCAACCCGAAATACGGATCCCTGTCCTCAGTTTCGCGGTCAGCGACGTGCCTGCCGAGCGGGTGGTGCAGCGGCTGGCCGACAATGGCATCCTGGCTATCGCGAACGCGGGCTCGCGGGTGCTCGACGTGATCGGCGTCAACGACATCGGCGGTGCTGTCACCGTCGGCCTGGCCCATTACACGACGACCGCCGAAGTGGACCAGCTCGTCCGCGCGCTG